CAAAATTCATGAAATTTCAAACTGACATATTAAAGATCTGGTGCTTATTGCTTCAGACAAATGCATTGAATTGGATATAGATAacagtaaaaactaaaaactgaaaAAGGCATAGCTTCTAAGTCACAATAGAGCGTGAGACTAcgatttttgtttttccctttccTATATACTATATCAcgcatgaatttcaatttctgataACAAATTTGAGAGAGACATAACAAATGCGAAACTTGAAACAGGTTAAGCCTATACTATTTTGCACTAACCTATGCTATTATGAATGTGCCAAAAAAAAAATGGTATCTTTGAATTAATGGAAGCGAACCTAGAAAGAATTGGAAAGTGCAGGCAACGAGGAATACGAGGAAACTAGGATCTGCTTGTTGGGATCGCAGTCATCTTCAGCATCAGCTTCATCGAAAAAAAGAGAGTGAGATATGATGCGATCTGGTTTCAATCCGAAAAAGAGAAAGATGAAAACGATGAAATATTGAAATGAACTCTGCCAATTtcaatttggattttttttttggactagAATATtgggatatttttttttatataataatattttgaagTTGGGATCTTCTTCTACTCGAGCAAGTAGTTACCAACAATGCAGTGAATGCACCGTCAAGTTGATGGcacattttttaaatataaatataaagaatttaattttaatgtataattcaattgttttgatatgattatttaattaaatttatatatctagataaatttaaaatgaataatttattttttatgatgtaaTAATACACACTTagatatatgtataatttttttacactACCAATAAAtgcaaattaaattcaaatataaatttcttttttggtggctaaattcaaatataaattatatacatTATCAGTTTATTTAATTATACGAATAAAATATAATATGATAGATGATAATATTTACTTTTAATCTAgtaataaaattttcttatttcatcTTTTAAAGTAAAATTCTCAATTTAGATAatctaaattcaaaaattcattttaatataaaaattgataaatttgatTATGAAATTTTATAATTGTAAATTGAATCAATTAATGTCACCTATTTGTCTTTAGTGTGTTAATAAAGAGGAAGTATAGGGAGTGAATAGAATATCTGTATAATATGTACAATAGAGTTTAGAAATATTCGTTTCAGTAGGATATTAGATATTTATTATTCTAGTATCCAGATAATTATTCTAAATAGTATAGATAGTATGTGTGTGTTGTGTTTAAGAAATTAGTAATATTTTGAGAATTCGTTAATGAAATGCTTACTTGCATATTTTTGTGTAATATAGTATTTTCACCAATAGCATGTGTCATTTGACATGTTTCTAATTGTATGATGGGTGACGTTTAAGGTGTAACGATCTACCTCGTTTTATCAATAAGGACAAAACTAAATCTTTGTGCAAAGAACTAAGTTGATTTACAAATTAACTCTACTTACGGCGAAAACTCAtggacataaaaataaaaaaacacagtGACTTTTTGTCCAAAGGAAAACACAGTGACTTTATGCACTTGTAATTCGATGTGCATGATGTTGAGTTACGGTGACAGGACACAACCTTGATGTCTGTCCACACACATTACCTGCCAGCTACTCACAGCTGGCTTCTAGTTAACAAGATTTAGCTAATTAGCTTGCTTTTCCTCTTtccaaagaaaggaaaagaaaaagcaggAAAAAAAAGttgttaatattttaataaataaatgatcatttgtatcataaaaaataaaaacactaacATATATACTTATATTAGATTGAAACTAaacttatatactatgtacttcaATTCTCCAAAGATAAGTATTTTTGTTACACAGAAGACATCTTGTAACagtataaatttagttttaatttattcataaaatacaaataattatttattctattttaataaattatcatttctatttataaaatttatacctctatttttatttatatttttctgaaataataaaaaatggttACAAGTAGGGACAAGGTTACATAGGCAGCGTAATTATAAGAATGATAGTGTAaggttttattttattgatagGAACGAAAAAGAAATGTTGGTAGTGTGTTTTGACTGTTGTTGAAGGGAATGAAATGAAAAAGAGTGAGGTGGTAAGATAAAGAAGAAgcggaaagagaaagagagagagagagaatggcgAGGTCAGATGAAGAATACGATTACCTATTCAAGGTGGTACTGATCGGTGATTCTGGAGTTGGAAAATCCAATCTGCTTTCTCGTTTCACACGCAACGAGTTCTGTTTAGAGTCGAAATCCACAATCGGCGTGGAATTCGCGACTCGCACCCTTGAGGTTGAAGGAAGAACGGTTAAGGCTCAGATATGGGACACAGCTGGACAAGAACGATACAGAGCAATAACCAGTGCGTATTATCGTGGCGCTCTTGGAGCTCTTCTTGTCTACGATGTAACCAAACCGACAACCTTCGACAATGTTGGCCGATGGCTCAAGGAGCTCAGAGACCACGCCGATGCTAACATAGTCACCACCTTGATCGGCAACAAAACTGATCTCAAGCATCTCCGAGCTGTTGCTTCCGAGGATGCACGAACATATGCCGAGAAAGAAGGCCTTTCTTTCGTTGAGACCTCTGCTCTTGAGTCCATCAATGTCGACAAGGCTTTCCACACCATTCTTGCTGAGATATACCGCATCATCAGCAAGAAATCATTGTCTTCTTCGGCTGACGCCGCGGCTGCTGCTACTCTTAAAGAAGGCAAGACCATCACCGTCGCTGCACCCCACCCCAATGCTAAAGATGGGAAGCCTTGTTGCTCATCTTGAAGGGAAGTCTGCTTGTTTTGTTTGCTTTTTGTTGTTCTTGTTACATTGTCAAGTCAATCAACTTTGAACTTAGAATCTCGTTATTTAGAATTCTTTTTAaactattattatattatgttatgAGGATAAAGAAAATGGATGGATCGTTAGATTTATATATAGTATAAAAATCCTGCTCCGGTAAGTAAGAAATTAGTAATTCAAGTTTAGAAATACCTGAAAAAACGTAACATACAGTAATTTAGATGCATGTTACTGCAAAATCGCTCTTACTAAATTATCTATTTCAATTATTCTTTCTGTCGTGTCTATTTTCTATTTCATTTTGTATTACAAATATGTATAGACTATACAAGAGTCTTAAAGAAGCTATATCGTTCCTATACATGTCTATAAATCTTCACATTCCAGAGTTTCTATGCTAAAGGATTCTCTCTAGCTCTGACCACGCACCGAACTTGAGgaaaattaacaaagaaaatgtCATTCCACAAAATCAGTTTCATATGTACAAAGCAAACCACCAGCAGGGGAATATGAATCACTGGATTTGATTTGATCTGTAGGGCTATATATATCAACCTCCCAGAAACTTGTGAATCTGTTGGTTAGAACACTGCACAATATCTACTGTGGTTGTTAACTTCGCTGAAGCTCGTTGAGTCTGGAACCACGTCTTGGTAGATAGATGCACCAAGGGAAAGAAAGATCTATCTTGGCATCATGGTTATAATCTCGTGCTCGTGTCCAAGTTTCCTCATCCTAAATTAATGAATCAACATAGAAACTATCTTGAAAGACACTTATGAGTTATAATTCACACTTGGTGCTATAGTAGTGATTCGGTTAGGCCATTCTCCTTCTTAGCCTTTTTTGTGTTGTCCTTTTCCAAACGACCTTTGCGGGCAGCCTGTTGGATTTGTCTTTCGTGCTCCTTGAGCATGTCTTCAATGTTCCCCCCCCTGTGACAACAATGGTCCAGAATAGTGGAAGCGTTTGTTTTTGGAAGCATAACCCTGCCAACACAAACAAGAGCTGGTAAGTAATTGATCTAGTTTTAGGGAATgcagaaaatatataaattttactagaataaaattttttgtttctaGAGTATACAACCAAATGAAATTCTGCATCTATTATCTCTGTATTGTTGTCTCAGACAATATCCAGATGCAATCTAAGATCTACTATATATCCTGAGCACAAATCCCCCAACATCACTTGGTTTATTGTATTAAACATATTATGGATGTTGTGAGGAAATATGTATATGAAGATAGGCAAGTAGACCATAGTCTCAACCCCATCAAACATCTTTCAACCATTCTCAAAAAGAGCAGAGTATAGTGCTGACCTGAAAATAATTGCACAAATGATTGTCTTATTATCAATAATTTATTTACCATGGTAAGATCCTTTTCAAAAGGATTGAAGTCCTTTTGGTGCAATTTCAGTCCATCCAGCAAATCATTCGAATTGCCATCACCTCGAACTGCAAATGAACCAGAAAATTTGGACAATTGTGTGCCATCAAGCCAACGAAATTTTTGTTTACTCAATTCAGTGTGCCTTGATCCAAAGTCATGATTGAAGCCAATAAGAACATTTTCCTCTTTCAAATTCATATTGTTTGAGGAACCATATGCACTTGGATGCATTGACTGGCCGGAATGAGAGAAGACACTGAGAACTCTTGGCTTTGCAAGTCCAAGAGGGAAGCCAGAGTTGCCATCCTCTTTAGGATTGTAGCTTTCAACAATGGATTTTGAATTAGGTTGCCTTTGTCGCTTCTAGGGAAGGAAAAATAGTGGTAAATGTAAATTGATTCTACTGAGAATGAAACCTATTAATATCAAGTTTATTATTGAACATACCtctattgatgcttgcaattcaGCATTAGCATCAGGAGCTAGAACATTTTTAGACTCTTTTAACTTCCTCCTAACTGATCCTTGTTCACGCTCTTTATTTGTTGATCTCTCTCTCCTTAAAGTACACAAAAGGGTAAAAAATAGTAACATATAGAGACAAAACCGGAAGTATCATatatcaagcaaaaatagaagaaaataagtGGTCAGCTGGGTTCAAGAAATCATCATCTCCAAGGAATTGCCAAAGAAATAAAATGGAATGGAGAACCACTTTATGATTCTTGTTATAAGTATACAAAAACAAAAATGTCCTTCCCCTTGATATTTTAGTTTAGCACATGAATAGAAAGGACAACCTATAAGCAAAGCATACATTATCAACATAGCTTTGCACTATTGTGAGAAAAAAATACCTTCTAGCTTCCTCTTGTTGAAGTTTGACATCAAACTCCTTACTCGGTGGATAATTTGGCAAAGTTGATGGATCACATGGAAGTGGCTCTGTGGTAAAGAACTGGACATGAGATACAAAAAGTGATAGTTAGCAAGAAAAATAATAAGTAGGAGAAAAAGTTGCTGAGGTCACAATGAATAAATTGCTAAGTTGACGTATTGCATGCAGAAAGAAACTATGGGGCCATGGGGGTGAAGTTAGGGAAAATAAAACTTGTAACTACCTCATTTTGAAGTGCTAAAGATGCTGTTCCTCGATCTTCAGGTTCTGTAGCAAGAAGTACCTCCAATAGGCCCAGTGCAGATGAAGGAAAATTCTTGAATGTCTCAGAAACAACCCGTTTGTATGGTTGTTGAGGTTTGAAAATTGTTGCATTTCGCAGCTTTGACTTCTTCCAGTATTCTTCAGAAGGAGACCCAcaaagtttgaaaattttatgAAGTTGCTCCACCTATAATGATAGTGCCTAATGAAACCGTAGTAATCCTTGACAAATTAATCACATATACATAGACACATTCTGAGAAAATTGAAGGTGTATTTAACGATTCCAATGGGACCAATCAGATGTATTTAACAAGAAGGTATACTAGCACCCTTCCTTCATGCACAATTCCAAAGATCTTGGCTTCACTTTGAGCTCCTTTTCTATAGTGAAAACATGATCCTAAAAGTTGATATTATGATCCTTTACACTTCTTCTAGTTTTGCATCAAGGAAGTGACTTGTAAATTTCTTTTCGAAAACAAATAATCCATAGTTTAAAAAGAAATGCACCAATAATAGTTTGGGTTTATTTCATCATAAGAAGCCGCCCATGATAATCATTATAAAGGCTCAATAGTTCCATAAAATGTAGAATACAAGCATACAGAAGAAACAAGGAACATTACCTCTGTTCGTCCAGGCATTATAGCCTTTCCAGAAAACAATTCAGCAAGAATACAACCAGAACTCCATAAGTCCACAGAAACTCCATAATCTGTAGCTCCGAGTAAAAGTTCAGGCGGTCGGTACCACAAGGTTACAACACGACTTGTTAAAGGCTTCCCCTTAGATGGCTGAAACGAAGTTGCaagtccaaaatcaccaatcttCAAACGGCCATTATTATCAACTAGAAGATTTGAGCCCTTGATGTCACGGTGCATAACACCTCGACCGTGGCAATGCTCAAGACCACGAAGTAGTTGTTGCATATAACATTTGATCTTTAGCACAACATGAAAGATTAGCCCACCAACAGCTAATTAACGAGTAAAGAAAATCAAACAACACATACGACATGAACTTTAGGACTCTCAAACAGTGATGACAACagctttttttcttgtttttattttttcaaaaggagcaatgttttcttttccttttgctttaaacagatttgtttcaaattaaataataagttaaccACACGCTTGATCCTATGTACATTGTGCAGCATCCAAGGTAATTAGTTACAAACATCTGCTTAGTCTTCACAGCTACAGAGGATTGTTGCAAGATGGTGcaaaattcataaaatttaaaattactcatTCAAAGTAAAATAGTCATGGTATTCTTGGCTCATCAAATTTGACACATGAGAAACTGTTTTTACATAAAGAAAACTATGAACTAAACTTTAGGTACTTCAAAGATAAACTGCAGTTGGATATGACAAAAATGGGCACATATGATCAAATCAAGTACCTGTGCTTCAGAAAACTTGATGCCAGGTATTGCTGCAAGCCCTGCAAGATCATGTTCCATATAGTCAAAAATAAGGTACAAGCTACCAGAAACCCTGGAAGTAATCATGCCTTCTAGCTTCATGACATTTGGATGATCAAGCCTTCGCAGCAAAAGAATTTCCCTTGCCATAAAGCGAACACTTTCTGGATCCATAGTAGCAAATCGAACCTTCTTTAATGCAacaattttatttgtttcaaGATCACGAGCTCTATAAACACTACTATAAGTTCCTTGTCCAATCTGCAGTATGATAATGAGAGTTGCTCATACTTATAGGGAAATAAAACCACTAGAAAgaaatttcattttttaatttttatagatgAATGTCAAACAAGGGAGCATATATCAGCTGAAAGAAGATATATATATTCCTTAAAAATAATGCTACATACAAAAAAGCATGTTTAACCcacctaattttttttattactactATATCGAATATCATTTGATTGCAATTGACCTAGTAAACATGAAAAGCTACGCTATGTTTAGTCTCTTTAAGATAGAAAATATAGAAACTCCTTTGGTAGTTAAGATTTGAACAAATACATGCTTTTTTCTATCCAAGAAAAATATGGAATCGAAACACAACCTACAAACTTGTTATGAATCAGAGAGCAGAATTGAGCTTGCCTTATCGAACTTCTCAAAGGAGTCAGCTCTACGTGGAATCCACCCATTAATGGCTTCCCCAGCAACGGCAGCGAGCCAAGAGGGCCATCCAGCGATAACCAGAGCTCCTCGCTCCCCGTTGGTCACACTGAACACCGTGGGTGCCACAGCCACCTGAACCTCTTCGTTCTCCCCTTGGACGGCATCATTCCCAACGTCTATGAGGGGAAGAGAATTACTCGCAAGCTTTGATTTCAACGCCTTGGACTTGCCCCTTCTTATGCGGTTCTCTGCAACGTATTCCTCTGCAGATTTCCCTTTGAAGCATATGCAACCCATATATCTGAAAACCCTAATCCTATTGATGCATGGGAAGTGAAGGCTGTAAGATGTAACAATGCAATGGAAAATTAAAAAACCTAGAATTGAGTGGGATCTTGAGCAGGTTAGAATGAAGGAATCAGAGAGATCTAATTTTAGAGGTAAGAGAGCTAGAAATGCTCGACGCCAAAGGATGCATGGAAAGTAGTGGAAAGTGAATGACTTGATGGACAAGTAACAAAGAACGAAGAAGAAGAGACCTGAAAATGTTGGATCCTACACTCGAGTGAAGCGGAAAGAAAATCAACATTGCGCGCCATGGAGAACATTCCGCTCCCACTTTttactctttcttctcttctttccagttttttttttttttttctgttaacTTTTTTCCCATGTCCTCTTCGGTTCTTTTGTGGGGCCtaaaggtagcgtttggtggagagacagagacgaaaagactgagatcaagagacagagactaagagacaggtaTTGAAATAAATCtaagtattctgtttggtgcaaaataggAGAcataaattgaaacaagaatgaaactttaatttaatttgcataaagggtaaaatttgaattaattagttgaaatgaaagtattttaggtataaaatgttattaaagttttagttttcatctctaaaaatttcagtcccctgtgtccctactttttggaggtactgaaatactgaaattttagagacagagacagaaattttagtattagtctctgaactaacaaacacgatactgagtctcagtctctcagtctctgtctcagtacctcaaaacaaacgctacctttaggaataatatatacatttttttactGTAATGCTGCATATacaaataaaattggtaaaaatttaagtatagttagtttaaattaataattgaaaatttttaaataataatttatttaaatttattaaattatttaataattttagttataaattttatggtaaaaactcaggtgaagtcgatttcacgtgaaattgatatcTGACcgctgttagatgaaaatttagtcaaatcagtcaaatcatctaacggttctcaagtatcaacttcaaCTGAAGTCGACTGCATCTGAGTTTCTACCAAATTttatataggtttaattactttataGGTGcttatagttttaccaaatttttcattagctccttatactttttttttcttttcaattaagttcttatattatttttaattttgtaattacattattttcatgttaaaaatattaaaactaacgtaatatttttaccaaaatacatgcggtcaaagatttaattaagtttttaattataaatactttaaatttatgaaaaaatattcagttaactctaatatttaattaataaaatataaaaatctaattaaaaatttgataaaattataaaaattaattgagTAATTAAATCTTTTATATAAAACTAACTGCATCtaaatttttaccaaaaaaattagTCAATTCAGTTTACGCTAAAAAATCTAGAATTCCTACAACTATATATAAGTTGTCATGTAACCATAATAAGCTATATATGCAATTAAATTATATCAAACGTACATTAGTTTGCATCTTACACTTGAGAATATTTTGTGTAAGCAAATTGACAACCAATAATGGAGTAggtgaaaaataaaacaaaacgcATGTGCGGGGGTCTAACATTTTAATAGTACACAAATAGAACCAtccatccctttttttttttaaactacagatataaatcattttcatataaaaataattaattaaaaattattggatacaattaaattttttaatataatatatgataTAATCCCATAACTCAAAAGTTACAATGTATAATTCAAATATTAGGACAAAAGAATATTATGTTTTTATGACTCATACTGTTATTGAATATAATTTGgttgttaaatttataatttgataaCTGTTACTTATTATTTAGAGAACAATTTAAATAAAGAAATATGCATtcaagtaaaacaaaaaaaaataatttccttACACATGAtttcttaataatttaaaaaataattaaaacagacGTTAAAACTCTAAACATAACTACATTGTAATCCTGATAaatctatattttataataatttttgaattaaaaaaaatgtattaatttaatttatacttaATTCTTGTAAATGCATATTTAtgtgatattttttaattgagtttaattgagtaaacatattttttaaattttttaaattgttaaattaatttcaattctaatctCATGACTTGATATGTTTTTTGGTGACTAATGACTTGATATGTTTATTTTAGTTGTTTAGAATTTATAAGacaaaaatgacttaaaaatataaaaagagcaTGTAAAAGTAGAGATTTtgcaaaaaaaccgaaaaaagaaGTAAAGTTGGAAGCTACATATACACACTCTTGTGCACACCTACGACCCACACACATGCTTACTAATATTTTGACAACCAAAAACATTTGAAAAGAGTCATATTTTTAAAAGAAGTCTATATAAGGTAAGAGGTAAAAcacatataaaaacttaatactCACTTGAATCATTATCATCTTCGTCTTCGAATTATTGTATATATGAGTGTTAGAGTTATAGGCACCCACTCTATCACGTATGtatcttttaattttgatatggaaGGACTAATGGTGTATAGCAGGGTTATGGGGATTTATGATGTATCACCGAACTGTGATAACTGTCGAGATCGAATCGAACGGACTAATTTGAATAACTGAAATCGGACGGTCTGATTTCAATCATTGGACAGCACATAAATGGGTGGGTCCGATTTGCATACTGCTGACACATGGTGAGCATGCAACTGTTTCTCTTGTTAGCTCAGTTCCATGTATAACTCATTTCAAGTGTCTCCCCTCTCCCACCAGTCATTTTCACTCTCATATCTCTTTTTACTTGCTCCCTAATCCCACAACCTTGttcattttttatcattattggaCTACCAAGAGTTTAAAAAATTAGAAGACAATGTCAAGaagacaaaaaattaaagaagtaaATCAGCTAGAATTTTATATTGTTAATTATTTTGGACATCTTAATTATGTAagtctttaatttttaatattttgatttagtaaaaataatagtgataaaattaatattttaatagcaatatatattataataacacTAAGTAGAGATTAGTAATGTATATATGTATGATATGGTTACTGTGAGGTATTAGAAATACAAATCAAAATAgagttagttagtttttactttttatgaAGTCTCTGTACTGTTGATTAGTTAATAATATGTATGttagattttgatttgatttgggtTTAGATTTATGATTATTGGTTAATATGTTttaaaatgaaatgaatgaatgatatttatagatattattattattattattattattattattattattattattattattattattattattattattattattattattattatcatcatcatcggtagataatcttaattattattattataattatcattactattattattagtattattattatttgttagaatgaaattttaattaacatatttttgttttaaacgtATTGGATTAGAAATAGAAGTATGAATTTAGGATagcttaaattaaataaaaaatataaatttaataaattatttatgattattaatAATTGAATTTAACATAATTTAGTATAATGTAGACAATAAATTAGGCAGATTTATTATGTATGTTTAATAGACAATTATGCTAGTAGTTAATTATAATAGATATGTAAAGATAATTATGTTAttgttaatataattatattacactGGCATTTATAACGGAAATATGATATTGTAGAGTTTATGGATGTTGATATGTGATCACTTAAAACCGTCCGATCCGTATCACTAAATTGTTGAGGGATACTTACAAGAGACtggtttttattatgtttttcaaATTGGAGTCATCCAATGTTAGTCACCAATAATTAATGCTCTAATTGAGAGATGGCGGCCTGAgactcatattttattttttagttggtGAGTGTGCGGTGACGTTAGAGGATGTGGTGATGATTCTCGGAAcaacaatgctagggaaccaactCTATATAAGCCAAGAATCGATCAACTGGTAAACCAGAGGCACTGGTGATTTTAACTGGATGTTGCTACTGATAGGCACacggatgtttctttttcttgtaaattggatggttttggatatgatttctaTGCTTCATGTGTCAtgcattaataaaacataattaattatatggaacCAACTAATAAATGATCAAAGCATCTGTTCTGTGATTCTCTCCTATTACTAGCGTATCTTTCCTCATGTTTTAAACgtggtcaacaataatttaaaaaataaattaaattataaattaataaaa
The sequence above is drawn from the Arachis hypogaea cultivar Tifrunner chromosome 4, arahy.Tifrunner.gnm2.J5K5, whole genome shotgun sequence genome and encodes:
- the LOC112795766 gene encoding ras-related protein RABA2a → MARSDEEYDYLFKVVLIGDSGVGKSNLLSRFTRNEFCLESKSTIGVEFATRTLEVEGRTVKAQIWDTAGQERYRAITSAYYRGALGALLVYDVTKPTTFDNVGRWLKELRDHADANIVTTLIGNKTDLKHLRAVASEDARTYAEKEGLSFVETSALESINVDKAFHTILAEIYRIISKKSLSSSADAAAAATLKEGKTITVAAPHPNAKDGKPCCSS
- the LOC112795763 gene encoding probable serine/threonine-protein kinase At1g09600 isoform X2, producing MLIFFPLHSSVGSNIFRIRVFRYMGCICFKGKSAEEYVAENRIRRGKSKALKSKLASNSLPLIDVGNDAVQGENEEVQVAVAPTVFSVTNGERGALVIAGWPSWLAAVAGEAINGWIPRRADSFEKFDKIGQGTYSSVYRARDLETNKIVALKKVRFATMDPESVRFMAREILLLRRLDHPNVMKLEGMITSRVSGSLYLIFDYMEHDLAGLAAIPGIKFSEAQIKCYMQQLLRGLEHCHGRGVMHRDIKGSNLLVDNNGRLKIGDFGLATSFQPSKGKPLTSRVVTLWYRPPELLLGATDYGVSVDLWSSGCILAELFSGKAIMPGRTEVEQLHKIFKLCGSPSEEYWKKSKLRNATIFKPQQPYKRVVSETFKNFPSSALGLLEVLLATEPEDRGTASLALQNEFFTTEPLPCDPSTLPNYPPSKEFDVKLQQEEARRRERSTNKEREQGSVRRKLKESKNVLAPDANAELQASIEKRQRQPNSKSIVESYNPKEDGNSGFPLGLAKPRVLSVFSHSGQSMHPSAYGSSNNMNLKEENVLIGFNHDFGSRHTELSKQKFRWLDGTQLSKFSGSFAVRGDGNSNDLLDGLKLHQKDFNPFEKDLTMGYASKNKRFHYSGPLLSQGGEH
- the LOC112795763 gene encoding probable serine/threonine-protein kinase At1g09600 isoform X1, with amino-acid sequence MLIFFPLHSSVGSNIFSLHFPCINRIRVFRYMGCICFKGKSAEEYVAENRIRRGKSKALKSKLASNSLPLIDVGNDAVQGENEEVQVAVAPTVFSVTNGERGALVIAGWPSWLAAVAGEAINGWIPRRADSFEKFDKIGQGTYSSVYRARDLETNKIVALKKVRFATMDPESVRFMAREILLLRRLDHPNVMKLEGMITSRVSGSLYLIFDYMEHDLAGLAAIPGIKFSEAQIKCYMQQLLRGLEHCHGRGVMHRDIKGSNLLVDNNGRLKIGDFGLATSFQPSKGKPLTSRVVTLWYRPPELLLGATDYGVSVDLWSSGCILAELFSGKAIMPGRTEVEQLHKIFKLCGSPSEEYWKKSKLRNATIFKPQQPYKRVVSETFKNFPSSALGLLEVLLATEPEDRGTASLALQNEFFTTEPLPCDPSTLPNYPPSKEFDVKLQQEEARRRERSTNKEREQGSVRRKLKESKNVLAPDANAELQASIEKRQRQPNSKSIVESYNPKEDGNSGFPLGLAKPRVLSVFSHSGQSMHPSAYGSSNNMNLKEENVLIGFNHDFGSRHTELSKQKFRWLDGTQLSKFSGSFAVRGDGNSNDLLDGLKLHQKDFNPFEKDLTMGYASKNKRFHYSGPLLSQGGEH
- the LOC112795763 gene encoding probable serine/threonine-protein kinase At1g09600 isoform X3 gives rise to the protein MLIFFPLHSSVGSNIFSLHFPCINRIRVFRYMGCICFKGKSAEEYVAENRIRRGKSKALKSKLASNSLPLIDVGNDAVQGENEEVQVAVAPTVFSVTNGERGALVIAGWPSWLAAVAGEAINGWIPRRADSFEKFDKIGQGTYSSVYRARDLETNKIVALKKVRFATMDPESVRFMAREILLLRRLDHPNVMKLEGMITSRVSGSLYLIFDYMEHDLAGLAAIPGIKFSEAQPSKGKPLTSRVVTLWYRPPELLLGATDYGVSVDLWSSGCILAELFSGKAIMPGRTEVEQLHKIFKLCGSPSEEYWKKSKLRNATIFKPQQPYKRVVSETFKNFPSSALGLLEVLLATEPEDRGTASLALQNEFFTTEPLPCDPSTLPNYPPSKEFDVKLQQEEARRRERSTNKEREQGSVRRKLKESKNVLAPDANAELQASIEKRQRQPNSKSIVESYNPKEDGNSGFPLGLAKPRVLSVFSHSGQSMHPSAYGSSNNMNLKEENVLIGFNHDFGSRHTELSKQKFRWLDGTQLSKFSGSFAVRGDGNSNDLLDGLKLHQKDFNPFEKDLTMGYASKNKRFHYSGPLLSQGGEH